The Oxyura jamaicensis isolate SHBP4307 breed ruddy duck chromosome Z, BPBGC_Ojam_1.0, whole genome shotgun sequence genome window below encodes:
- the POLK gene encoding DNA polymerase kappa isoform X1 — MDNMKKVDDSSSNDGVLLRMGLNDNKAGMQGLDKEKINKIIMEATKGSRFYENELKKDQQVNQRIEKMMQLKEKITQQQLLKAQLQVDRLVMELEQSRNLSCTIVHIDMDAFYAAVEMRDNPELKEKPIAVGSMSMLSTSNYHARRFGVRAAMPGFIAKKLCPHLTIVPLNFEKYGKVSKEVREILAEYDPHFMPMGLDEAYLNITEHLEERLNWPEDKRRLFFRTESNTEKDKENINVSGKLNEDGYSSSPVLFEDNTPLMDDHPGQKDQSLENSVVFGTTAEEAVKEIRFRIEQKTQLTASAGIAPNTMLAKMCSDRNKPNGQYRISPERQAVLDFIKDLPIRKVPGIGKVTEKMLKALGIVTCSELYQQRALLSLLFSEASWRNFLDISLGLGSTHLEKDGERKSRSTERTFSEINTAEDQYSLCQELCRDLAQELQKEGLKGKTVTLKLKNVNFEVKTRASTVLSSVSTEEEIYAVAKELLGTEIDSVAPQPLRIRLMGVRVSGFLSEEEKKYQQKSITSFLKSGKENGFLRLQPGKSNQENFTKKSEASSRASFFDKKRAARQFKCDNLVPKENVGKQLFHDMKSTANFVEESNKVTDLENSDVCKIFTCPVCFEEQSSSNLEELNRHIDECLAGSLVKDTVKISKNDSSREDTLNFFPQCKNENVEACKKTKMNQLGGTGQSANASDNSDSNCTARFIQIISDKPHRERQPGDLSAIARNTCIKQCLFPKRTSQEDAEHFGDIEHTEETSSPCYLEAKEDNVLVCPVCNSEQKTTSLMSFNRHVDVCLNKGIIQELTEKSNCPAKTCDMENLNRAGGLSRGQQCTNPIQGTKRSGLTASQSVSKKAKSSNSKHTIEMFFK, encoded by the exons ATGGACAACATGAAAAAAGTTGATGACAGCTCTAGTAATGATGGAGTTCTGCTTAGAATGGGCCTCAATGATAACAAAGCTGGAATGCAAGGTTTGGATAAAGAGAAAATCAATAAAATCATCATGGAAGCTACCAAG GGTTCcagattttatgaaaatgaacttaaaaaaGATCAACAAGTTAACCAACGAATTGAAAAAATGATGCagctaaaagagaaaattacacAACAACAGCTCTTGAAAGCGCAGTTGCAG gtggaCAGACTTGTGATGGAACTGGAACAGAGCCGTAACCTTAGCTGTACTATTGTACACATAGATATGGATGCCTTCTATGCAGCTGTGGAAATGAGAGACAATCcagagctgaaggaaaagcCTATTGCAGTGGGATCAATGAGTATGTTG TCTACTTCAAACTATCACGCTAGGAGATTTGGTGTACGTGCAGCCATGCCTGGATTTATTGCTAAAAAGCTGTGTCCACATCTAACTATAGTACCattaaactttgaaaaatacGGCAAAGTGAGTAAAGAG GTTAGAGAAATACTGGCTGAATATGACCCACATTTTATGCCTATGGGCCTAGATGAAGCCTACCTGAATATAACAGAGCACTTGGAGGAAAGACTGAACTGGCCTGAAGATAagagaagattatttttcagaacagaaagcaaTACTGAAAAGG ATAAAGAGAATATAAATGTGTCTGGCAAATTGAATGAAGATGGATACTCTTCTTCACCTGTGCTGTTTGAAGACAACACTCCTCTGATGGATGACCACCCTGGACAAAAAGATCAGTCACTGGAAAATTCAGTTGTCTTTGGAACTACTGCAGAGGAAGCAGTGAAAGAAATTCGCTTTAGGATTGAACAGAAAACTCAACTGACTGCTAGTGCAG gaataGCTCCAAATACAATGTTAGCAAAAATGTGCAGTGATCGTAATAAACCTAATGGGCAATACAGAATTTCTCCAGAGAGACAGGCTGTGTTAGACTTCATAAAAGATTTGCCAATTAGAAAG gtgccAGGCATAGGAAAAGTAACAGAGAAGATGTTAAAAGCCCTTGGAATTGTGACTTGCTCAGAACTTTACCAGCAGAGGgcactgctttctcttcttttttcagaAGCATCTTGGCGTAATTTCTTGGATATCTCCCTTGGGTTGGGTTCCACACATTTGGAAAA ggatggagaaagaaaaagtaggaGCACTGAAAG AACGTTCAGTGAAATTAACACAGCAGAAGATCAGTACAGCTTGTGTCAAGAACTCTGCAGAGACCTTGCTCAAGAATTACAGAAAGAGGGACTTAAG ggTAAAACTGTTACCTTGAAGCTAAAGAATGTGAACTTTGAAGTAAAAACAAGAGCTTCAACAGTGCTGTCCTCTGTTTCTACTGAGGAGGAAATATATGCTGTTGCTAAGGAGTTGTTAGGAACAGAAATTGATAGTGTTGCTCCTCAACCTTTAAGGATAAGACTTATGG GTGTACGAGTATCAGGATTTCTAagtgaagaagagaagaaataccAACAAAAAAGCATTACAAGCTTCTTAAaatcagggaaagaaaatggttttcttaGGCTTCAGCCAGGGAAATCCAACCAAGaaaatttcacaaaaaaatcagaagcatcTTCCAGAGCGAGTTTTTTTGATAAAAAGCGAGCTGCAAGGCAATTCAAATGTGATAATCTtgttccaaaagaaaatgtaggtAAGCAGCTCTTTCATGATATGAAATCAACAGCAAATTTTGTGGAAGAATCAAACAAGGTCACAGACTTAGAAAATTCTGATGTGTGTAAGATCTTTACCTGCCCTGTTTGTTTTGAGGAGCAAAGCAGTAGTAATTTGGAAGAGCTTAATAGGCATATTGATGAGTGCCTTGCTGGAAGTCTTGTTAAAGATACTGTGAAAATATCAAAGAATGACAGTTCAAGAGAAGATACACTTAACTTTTTTCcacaatgtaaaaatgaaaatgttgaagcctgtaaaaaaactaaaatgaatCAATTAGGAGGAACAGGCCAGTCAGCAAATGCATCTGACAACTCTGATAGCAATTGTACAGCGAGATTCATTCAGATAATATCTGATAAACCTCACAGAGAAAGACAGCCTGGTGATCTCAGTGCTATTGCTAGGAACACATGTATAAAACAGTGTCTCTTTCCCAAAAGAACTTCACAAGAGGATGCAGAACATTTTGGAGACATAGAACATACAGAAGAAACTAGTTCACCCTGTTACCTTGAAGCCAAAGAAGACAATGTCCTTGTTTGTCCAGTTTGtaattcagaacagaaaaccACCAGTCTTATGTCATTTAACAGACATGTAGATGTCTGCTTAAATAAAGGCATTATCCAGGAGCTGacagaaaaaagtaattgtcCTGCTAAGACTTGTGATATGGAAAATTTAAACAGAGCTG GAGGTTTAAGCAGAGGACAGCAGTGCACAAATCCAATACAAGGAACAAAAAG gTCTGGATTAACAGCTTCACAGTCAGTATCGAAAAAGGCCAAGTCAAGCAATTCAAAGCATacaattgaaatgttttttaaatga
- the POLK gene encoding DNA polymerase kappa isoform X2: MDNMKKVDDSSSNDGVLLRMGLNDNKAGMQGLDKEKINKIIMEATKVDRLVMELEQSRNLSCTIVHIDMDAFYAAVEMRDNPELKEKPIAVGSMSMLSTSNYHARRFGVRAAMPGFIAKKLCPHLTIVPLNFEKYGKVSKEVREILAEYDPHFMPMGLDEAYLNITEHLEERLNWPEDKRRLFFRTESNTEKDKENINVSGKLNEDGYSSSPVLFEDNTPLMDDHPGQKDQSLENSVVFGTTAEEAVKEIRFRIEQKTQLTASAGIAPNTMLAKMCSDRNKPNGQYRISPERQAVLDFIKDLPIRKVPGIGKVTEKMLKALGIVTCSELYQQRALLSLLFSEASWRNFLDISLGLGSTHLEKDGERKSRSTERTFSEINTAEDQYSLCQELCRDLAQELQKEGLKGKTVTLKLKNVNFEVKTRASTVLSSVSTEEEIYAVAKELLGTEIDSVAPQPLRIRLMGVRVSGFLSEEEKKYQQKSITSFLKSGKENGFLRLQPGKSNQENFTKKSEASSRASFFDKKRAARQFKCDNLVPKENVGKQLFHDMKSTANFVEESNKVTDLENSDVCKIFTCPVCFEEQSSSNLEELNRHIDECLAGSLVKDTVKISKNDSSREDTLNFFPQCKNENVEACKKTKMNQLGGTGQSANASDNSDSNCTARFIQIISDKPHRERQPGDLSAIARNTCIKQCLFPKRTSQEDAEHFGDIEHTEETSSPCYLEAKEDNVLVCPVCNSEQKTTSLMSFNRHVDVCLNKGIIQELTEKSNCPAKTCDMENLNRAGGLSRGQQCTNPIQGTKRSGLTASQSVSKKAKSSNSKHTIEMFFK, translated from the exons ATGGACAACATGAAAAAAGTTGATGACAGCTCTAGTAATGATGGAGTTCTGCTTAGAATGGGCCTCAATGATAACAAAGCTGGAATGCAAGGTTTGGATAAAGAGAAAATCAATAAAATCATCATGGAAGCTACCAAG gtggaCAGACTTGTGATGGAACTGGAACAGAGCCGTAACCTTAGCTGTACTATTGTACACATAGATATGGATGCCTTCTATGCAGCTGTGGAAATGAGAGACAATCcagagctgaaggaaaagcCTATTGCAGTGGGATCAATGAGTATGTTG TCTACTTCAAACTATCACGCTAGGAGATTTGGTGTACGTGCAGCCATGCCTGGATTTATTGCTAAAAAGCTGTGTCCACATCTAACTATAGTACCattaaactttgaaaaatacGGCAAAGTGAGTAAAGAG GTTAGAGAAATACTGGCTGAATATGACCCACATTTTATGCCTATGGGCCTAGATGAAGCCTACCTGAATATAACAGAGCACTTGGAGGAAAGACTGAACTGGCCTGAAGATAagagaagattatttttcagaacagaaagcaaTACTGAAAAGG ATAAAGAGAATATAAATGTGTCTGGCAAATTGAATGAAGATGGATACTCTTCTTCACCTGTGCTGTTTGAAGACAACACTCCTCTGATGGATGACCACCCTGGACAAAAAGATCAGTCACTGGAAAATTCAGTTGTCTTTGGAACTACTGCAGAGGAAGCAGTGAAAGAAATTCGCTTTAGGATTGAACAGAAAACTCAACTGACTGCTAGTGCAG gaataGCTCCAAATACAATGTTAGCAAAAATGTGCAGTGATCGTAATAAACCTAATGGGCAATACAGAATTTCTCCAGAGAGACAGGCTGTGTTAGACTTCATAAAAGATTTGCCAATTAGAAAG gtgccAGGCATAGGAAAAGTAACAGAGAAGATGTTAAAAGCCCTTGGAATTGTGACTTGCTCAGAACTTTACCAGCAGAGGgcactgctttctcttcttttttcagaAGCATCTTGGCGTAATTTCTTGGATATCTCCCTTGGGTTGGGTTCCACACATTTGGAAAA ggatggagaaagaaaaagtaggaGCACTGAAAG AACGTTCAGTGAAATTAACACAGCAGAAGATCAGTACAGCTTGTGTCAAGAACTCTGCAGAGACCTTGCTCAAGAATTACAGAAAGAGGGACTTAAG ggTAAAACTGTTACCTTGAAGCTAAAGAATGTGAACTTTGAAGTAAAAACAAGAGCTTCAACAGTGCTGTCCTCTGTTTCTACTGAGGAGGAAATATATGCTGTTGCTAAGGAGTTGTTAGGAACAGAAATTGATAGTGTTGCTCCTCAACCTTTAAGGATAAGACTTATGG GTGTACGAGTATCAGGATTTCTAagtgaagaagagaagaaataccAACAAAAAAGCATTACAAGCTTCTTAAaatcagggaaagaaaatggttttcttaGGCTTCAGCCAGGGAAATCCAACCAAGaaaatttcacaaaaaaatcagaagcatcTTCCAGAGCGAGTTTTTTTGATAAAAAGCGAGCTGCAAGGCAATTCAAATGTGATAATCTtgttccaaaagaaaatgtaggtAAGCAGCTCTTTCATGATATGAAATCAACAGCAAATTTTGTGGAAGAATCAAACAAGGTCACAGACTTAGAAAATTCTGATGTGTGTAAGATCTTTACCTGCCCTGTTTGTTTTGAGGAGCAAAGCAGTAGTAATTTGGAAGAGCTTAATAGGCATATTGATGAGTGCCTTGCTGGAAGTCTTGTTAAAGATACTGTGAAAATATCAAAGAATGACAGTTCAAGAGAAGATACACTTAACTTTTTTCcacaatgtaaaaatgaaaatgttgaagcctgtaaaaaaactaaaatgaatCAATTAGGAGGAACAGGCCAGTCAGCAAATGCATCTGACAACTCTGATAGCAATTGTACAGCGAGATTCATTCAGATAATATCTGATAAACCTCACAGAGAAAGACAGCCTGGTGATCTCAGTGCTATTGCTAGGAACACATGTATAAAACAGTGTCTCTTTCCCAAAAGAACTTCACAAGAGGATGCAGAACATTTTGGAGACATAGAACATACAGAAGAAACTAGTTCACCCTGTTACCTTGAAGCCAAAGAAGACAATGTCCTTGTTTGTCCAGTTTGtaattcagaacagaaaaccACCAGTCTTATGTCATTTAACAGACATGTAGATGTCTGCTTAAATAAAGGCATTATCCAGGAGCTGacagaaaaaagtaattgtcCTGCTAAGACTTGTGATATGGAAAATTTAAACAGAGCTG GAGGTTTAAGCAGAGGACAGCAGTGCACAAATCCAATACAAGGAACAAAAAG gTCTGGATTAACAGCTTCACAGTCAGTATCGAAAAAGGCCAAGTCAAGCAATTCAAAGCATacaattgaaatgttttttaaatga